Part of the Nitrospinota bacterium genome, GTTCAACGTGCTCGATCTGCTTCAGGCTGACATGAGCCTTGGCTCAGCCTACACTGACGTGCTTTTCTCCGGTGCTCAGCCTACATCCACAGACTACTCGGAACAGCAATCTCACCGGCACTACTTGCAGTGTCTACACAGACAATGCTTCTTGGCCTCGCGAGGGTCGTACAAGGAGACCTTCAACGATCATCTTTCCGTACTCGACAACGCCGAATCTGTAATTGACGAACTTCACCTACGAGGCGTGCGTGGCCGAGACCGAGACTTTGGGAAATTTATCGACGTAAACAGCTCCGCTCTGACTGCTCTCGACCATGCAAGGGGATTCGTACTTGAGCGCATTTGGTGAAAGTTAATGACGTTAGGTTGGCTGGCTGAAATATAAACCTCCTTGGCCCTTTTCGCAACCACAAAGCAAAGAGGGAGACTTCCCTAGGAATCCTTAACTCCTCATAATTTATTAAAAGTTGATCTTTCATCAGAAATCGCCCTTCGGCTACGCGGGCTTAGGGCATCATCCTTGCCTCCAACGTGGTAAGCTCCCCGCTATGGACAAAGGGACGGTCTTCTTCCCCGACCCCCACCTGGTCGGCACCCCAGCCGACTGGGGCATGGCCTACGAGGAGGTATGGTTCGAGGCGTCCGACGCCGTAAGGCTCCACGGATGGTTCGCGCCCGCCCCGTCCGCCTCCGAGCGGCCGGCTACACTGCTTTGGTTTCACGGCAACGCGGGCAACATCAGCCACAGGCTGGAGAACCTCGCGCTGCTGCAGAGTAAGGTCGGCTGCGCCGTCTTGCTCTTCGACTACCGGGAGTACGGCTTAAGCGGCGGGTCGATCACGAAAGCGGGCACCTTCCTCGATGCCGAGGCGGCCTACGAGGCCGCCGTCACGCGGGCCGAGGGCGGCCCCGAGCGGCTCGTGCTCTTCGGCCGGTCCCTGGGGACGGCCCTCGCCGTCCACGTGGCGACTCGAATGCCCTGCGCCGGTGTCATCCTGGAGGCGGCCTTCACCTCGACGGCCGACATGCGGGCCCTCTACGGGGCTTTCCTGCCGCCGCCCTCCCCCGGCGAGGTCGCCTACGACTCCATAAGCCAGATCGACCGCGTGGCCGCCCCGCTGCTCTTCATCCACGGCGCCCACGACGCCGTCATCCCACCGGCCATGGGCCAGGCCCTCTACGACCAAGCGGGCGAGCCCAAGAGCCTCTACCTGGTGGAGGGCGCAGGCCACAACGATACCTACTGGACGGGAGGCGAGGAATATTTTAGAAACATCGCCGCCTTCGTCCGGGAGTGTACGGGGGGTTGTTGAAAGTCTCGTCTTCGAGGCCCAGATGTGGTACAAGGCCCCTTAAGAGCTCCAAGACGAGGAATGAGCCGTGGACCCACCCGCACCGACGAGCCCGTCCTACACCATCCTTGTCGTCGATGACCTTGAGGACAACCGAGACCTCCTTCGCCAGTGGTTGGAGCGCCACGACTACCAGGTGGTGGCCGCCGCCAGCGCCGAGGAGGCTTTCGAAAAGCTGGCCTCGGCGCCCATCGACCTGATATTGCTCGATATACAGATGCCGAAGATGGACGGGTTCGAGTTCCTCCGGCGCCTTAGGAGCGACGAGCAGCTCCGCCATACACCGGCCATTTGCTTAACGGCCCACTTCTACGAGGCGGCGCACATAGCCGACGGCCTCACCTTCGCCTCGGGCTACTTTACAAAACCTTTTTCCTTCCGCGACCTGCTTACGAAGATGGAGGTGGTGCTGCAGACCCGCCGGCCCACCGACGCTTCGGCCCTTTGACACGCCCCAGCTATGAGCTATGCGTGGGCGGAGGTTCGGGGTAGGTGTGTGAGGGATATACGTCGGTTTGGTTGGCTAGGCTCGGCTGTCCCACACGATGTCGGGGGCCCCTTTTCGCTTGTTTTCGTAGCGGGCCGCAACGAAGAGGGCGTCGGAGAGCCGGTTCAGGTAGGTGACGACGAACGGCCCGACCGCCTCCTCACGGGCCAGGGTGACGAGCTTTCTCTCGGCGCGTCGGCAGACGGCGCGGGCGACGTGGAGGGCGGCCGCCCCAGGGGTGCCGCCCGGGAGGATGAAGTTCTCGAGGGGGGGAAGCTCCTCCGAGAGCTCGTCCATGAGCGCCTCCAGCGCATCGACGTGCCGGGCCTCTATGGTAGGGCCCCGATGGCGCTCCTTATCCTGCTCCGGGATGCAGAGGTCCGCGCCGAGATGGAAGAGCTCGTTCTGGATGGGCGTGAACGCCCGGACGAGGCGCTCGTCAAGCCCGCAGGCGAGAGCCGTCCCAAGGAACGAGTTGAGCTCGTCCACATCGCCGTATGCCTCGATCCGTAGCGCATCCTTGGCAACCCGCTCGCCGCTTCCGAGACCCGTGGTCCCATCATCCCCGGTCCGCGTGTAGACTTTCGTGATTCTGGGCATCGCCGCCTCGCGATCCTCCCTGCAAGCCCCTATCTTAAGGGGTCAGAAACCGGTCTTCCCTCAGAGTACACATCCGGCCGCACACCGTCAAGCGCCGCTTGGTGGGCCTTATCTATCCGTGATTACGGCCAGGTGAGCCGCTTCGTCTCGACGCCCTCAAGAGACATTGAGACGAGGGCCTCCACGTCGAGGGCGGCCTCGGCGGCCTCCAGCTCCTCGGGCGTGGAACGAGTGGCGGGCCGACGCGGCATCAGGAAGCTGCAGCAGTCATCATGGGGCTGGATGGAGACCTCGTAGGTGCCGATGGCCCTGGCCAGACTGATTATCTCCTGCTTGTCCATGCCGATAAGGG contains:
- a CDS encoding alpha/beta hydrolase, with amino-acid sequence MDKGTVFFPDPHLVGTPADWGMAYEEVWFEASDAVRLHGWFAPAPSASERPATLLWFHGNAGNISHRLENLALLQSKVGCAVLLFDYREYGLSGGSITKAGTFLDAEAAYEAAVTRAEGGPERLVLFGRSLGTALAVHVATRMPCAGVILEAAFTSTADMRALYGAFLPPPSPGEVAYDSISQIDRVAAPLLFIHGAHDAVIPPAMGQALYDQAGEPKSLYLVEGAGHNDTYWTGGEEYFRNIAAFVRECTGGC
- a CDS encoding response regulator, with amino-acid sequence MDPPAPTSPSYTILVVDDLEDNRDLLRQWLERHDYQVVAAASAEEAFEKLASAPIDLILLDIQMPKMDGFEFLRRLRSDEQLRHTPAICLTAHFYEAAHIADGLTFASGYFTKPFSFRDLLTKMEVVLQTRRPTDASAL
- a CDS encoding cob(I)yrinic acid a,c-diamide adenosyltransferase; translation: MPRITKVYTRTGDDGTTGLGSGERVAKDALRIEAYGDVDELNSFLGTALACGLDERLVRAFTPIQNELFHLGADLCIPEQDKERHRGPTIEARHVDALEALMDELSEELPPLENFILPGGTPGAAALHVARAVCRRAERKLVTLAREEAVGPFVVTYLNRLSDALFVAARYENKRKGAPDIVWDSRA